In the Gemmatimonadota bacterium genome, TGATCTCCAGCCGGCTGCTGGAGTACGAGGTCTGGGCGCGGATCCAGGCGCGGGGGCTCGCGGCCACACACAGTGAGGAGGTCCACGCGGTCACGGGGCGGGTGGCTTTCCTGGAGTTGATCCCTGAAGTGGTCGGCCGAGTACGGGAACCAATGCCGCCGGGTGTCCGGACGCTGGACGCGCTGCACCTCGCCTGCCTCGCCTTCCTGCGGGCCGAGGGTCAGGATGTACAGCTAGCCAGCTACGACGAGCGAATGAGGGCCGCCGCAGGAAAGCTGGGGTTCAGGATCTACCCGCTCTAGCCGGCGCGCCGCGCCGCGCGGCGCTGCGCACCAGGCGCGTAACGTCGTCCGGCCGGTAGGCGGCGGTGAACACGGTGAGCGCCAGCCCCACGGCGAGCCAGAGCGCCGCGGCGGGCCACCACGGGTCGCTGGGCGCGGTCCCGGCGCGCTCTGGCGAGCCAAACACCTCGCGCAGCGTGCCGGTGAACAGCGCGGCGTCGAACCCCAAACTGTCCCCGAACAGTAGCCTCTGTATGACCTCTGCCAACATTGAGTAGCCCCAGCTGGCCAGGATCGCGGCAAGAAGGCTGAAGCCAGTGACCGTCCCGATCACCCAGCGGGTGACCGCATACTCGCTCCAGAGCACCAGGGATGTAGTGAGCAGGTAGACGATCAGCGGGGCCACGAAGAAGCTCGCCCACGCCTCCGGCCCAATCGCCGCGAAGCGACCCCACGTGCCTTGCGCGGAAGCTGCCAGCGCGCCGGTGCCCGCCAGTACCGCGTAGGCCCCGAGCAGGTACAGCGCACCCCCCGTCACCCGGGCCAGGTCATGGGCCGGTCTCGGGACCGGCAGCGACCAGTGATACGTCCGGCGGCTCGGTCCCTCTCCCTGCCACACCATCACCGCCCAAA is a window encoding:
- a CDS encoding PIN domain-containing protein codes for the protein MIYLDSSVVLAHLLAEDRRPRAELWAQSLISSRLLEYEVWARIQARGLAATHSEEVHAVTGRVAFLELIPEVVGRVREPMPPGVRTLDALHLACLAFLRAEGQDVQLASYDERMRAAAGKLGFRIYPL